In one window of Legionella fallonii LLAP-10 DNA:
- the pyk gene encoding pyruvate kinase, with the protein MLRRTKIVATLGPASKDPSTLRAMLSAGVDVIRINFSHAAATALELITSARKIAEELNRPLAVMADLQGPKIRIGRFKDKSITLVDGQFFTLDCLATDVLGDQQGVSVAYPNLANELSVGDHLLLNDGVIELEVMQINVHKIHCLVIEGGVLTDLKGLNRKGGGLAARALTEKDIEDMRTAIKAEVDYICLSFVKDAADILHARKLMQEFGALTTPIIAKIERTEALEQLTEIIQEADAIMVARGDLGVEVGAAEVPAIQKQIIEQTRLLDKVVITATQMMESMISCPQPTRAEVSDVANAILDGTDAVMLSAETASGLYPVKVISMVNKICLSAEKHASFFYDANAESCHYQRADQAIAMATMHAANHFPIQAIITLTESGDTALWVSRQHGTVPIFAVSANKRTIGRLSLVNNVYPIYLDFHQFKLEELHQQVINELVNLKHLENKGYVLLTRGQRIGMPGGTNCMEIIHIE; encoded by the coding sequence ATGTTACGCCGAACTAAAATAGTTGCCACTTTAGGTCCCGCAAGTAAAGACCCTTCAACGCTGCGTGCTATGCTCAGCGCGGGGGTCGATGTCATTCGAATTAACTTTTCTCACGCTGCAGCCACAGCTCTTGAACTGATCACCTCCGCGCGCAAAATTGCCGAAGAGCTAAATCGCCCTTTGGCAGTTATGGCGGATTTACAAGGTCCAAAAATACGCATAGGCCGGTTCAAAGACAAATCCATTACCTTAGTTGATGGCCAATTCTTTACTCTCGATTGCTTAGCTACTGACGTATTAGGCGATCAGCAAGGGGTCTCTGTAGCCTATCCTAACCTAGCCAATGAACTCTCCGTAGGCGATCATTTATTACTCAATGATGGTGTTATTGAATTAGAAGTAATGCAAATCAACGTCCATAAAATTCATTGTCTGGTCATAGAAGGAGGAGTTTTAACCGACCTTAAAGGATTGAATCGTAAAGGTGGCGGTCTGGCTGCCAGAGCTTTAACGGAAAAAGACATTGAAGATATGCGCACGGCAATAAAAGCAGAAGTCGATTACATCTGCTTATCTTTTGTGAAAGACGCTGCTGACATTCTCCATGCGCGCAAATTAATGCAAGAATTTGGTGCCCTCACAACGCCCATTATTGCTAAGATTGAACGCACAGAAGCTCTAGAACAACTGACAGAGATTATTCAAGAAGCTGATGCCATTATGGTTGCTCGGGGTGATTTAGGGGTTGAAGTCGGTGCGGCGGAAGTTCCTGCGATTCAAAAACAAATTATCGAGCAAACTCGTCTTCTAGATAAAGTAGTAATTACTGCGACGCAAATGATGGAGTCGATGATCAGTTGTCCGCAACCAACACGAGCGGAAGTATCTGATGTAGCCAATGCCATCCTTGATGGGACTGATGCCGTAATGCTTTCTGCTGAAACGGCTAGTGGTCTTTATCCAGTGAAAGTGATTAGCATGGTCAACAAGATCTGTTTAAGTGCCGAAAAACATGCTAGCTTTTTCTACGATGCCAATGCAGAAAGCTGCCATTATCAACGAGCCGATCAGGCTATAGCAATGGCTACTATGCATGCGGCAAACCATTTTCCCATTCAGGCAATCATCACGCTTACTGAATCAGGTGATACGGCGTTGTGGGTATCTAGACAACACGGTACGGTACCTATTTTTGCAGTTTCCGCCAATAAAAGAACCATTGGCCGCTTAAGTTTAGTCAATAATGTCTACCCTATCTATCTCGATTTTCATCAATTCAAGCTGGAAGAACTGCACCAACAAGTAATTAATGAATTAGTTAACTTAAAACACTTAGAGAATAAGGGTTATGTTTTATTAACTCGCGGTCAAAGAATAGGAATGCCAGGCGGAACCAATTGCATGGAAATAATACACATCGAATAA
- a CDS encoding phosphoglycerate kinase yields the protein MNLIKMSDINLKNKRVLIREDLNVPIKDGIITSDQRLQAALPTLKAALNAGAAVMVLSHLGRPEEGTFDSRFSLQPIADYLKENLNYPVRFITDYLDGIAIQPGELVVCENVRFNPGEKNNDSDLAKKLAKLCDVFVMDAFGTAHRAQASTYGVAQYAPVAVAGPLLVKELEALHKVLQAPEKPIVAIVGGAKVSSKLSLLKQLVCMVNYLIPGGGIANTFLKAQGFEIGVSLYEPELLDEARAIIALAKEKGCVIPLPTDVVVGKTFSEHCPAFNKSLAHVAIDDMILDIGPDTISNYLDIIDLAKTIIWNGPVGVFEFAQFAYGTRALAIAIAESDAFSIAGGGDTLAAVDLYDLNQQISYISTGGGAFLEYLEGKTLPAVAILQERAKDVTPN from the coding sequence ATGAATCTGATAAAAATGAGCGATATAAACCTAAAAAATAAAAGGGTTTTAATTCGTGAAGATTTAAATGTGCCAATTAAAGATGGGATAATCACCAGCGACCAAAGATTGCAAGCCGCATTACCTACGCTAAAAGCAGCTCTTAATGCAGGAGCTGCGGTGATGGTGCTTTCACATTTAGGCCGTCCAGAAGAAGGTACGTTTGATAGTCGATTCTCCCTACAACCTATCGCGGATTATTTAAAAGAGAATCTGAATTATCCGGTCAGATTCATTACTGATTACTTGGATGGAATCGCGATACAACCTGGTGAATTAGTCGTTTGTGAAAACGTCCGTTTTAATCCCGGGGAAAAAAATAACGATTCCGATCTGGCGAAAAAATTAGCTAAGCTCTGTGATGTGTTTGTTATGGACGCATTTGGGACTGCTCATAGGGCTCAAGCGTCGACTTATGGCGTAGCCCAATATGCACCTGTTGCTGTTGCAGGGCCGCTACTAGTCAAAGAATTGGAAGCCTTACATAAAGTGCTACAAGCTCCAGAAAAACCTATAGTCGCTATTGTCGGTGGAGCTAAAGTTTCCTCCAAGCTTAGCCTATTAAAACAGCTAGTTTGCATGGTGAATTATCTTATTCCCGGTGGCGGGATTGCTAATACATTTCTCAAAGCTCAAGGTTTTGAAATTGGTGTTTCCCTTTATGAACCCGAGCTTTTGGATGAGGCGCGCGCAATAATTGCCTTAGCAAAAGAAAAAGGATGTGTGATCCCTTTACCGACTGATGTGGTAGTTGGCAAAACCTTTAGTGAGCACTGTCCTGCCTTTAATAAATCATTAGCTCATGTTGCCATTGACGATATGATTCTTGATATTGGCCCCGATACCATTAGCAATTATCTTGATATCATTGATTTAGCTAAAACCATCATATGGAATGGCCCTGTAGGCGTTTTTGAGTTCGCTCAATTTGCCTATGGAACACGGGCACTGGCCATAGCAATCGCAGAAAGCGATGCGTTCTCTATCGCCGGAGGCGGTGATACTTTAGCCGCAGTCGATCTCTATGATCTGAATCAGCAAATTTCTTATATTTCCACAGGAGGTGGGGCGTTTCTGGAGTATTTGGAAGGAAAAACCTTGCCAGCCGTTGCCATTTTGCAGGAGCGAGCTAAAGATGTTACGCCGAACTAA
- the gap gene encoding type I glyceraldehyde-3-phosphate dehydrogenase, whose product MAIRVAINGYGRIGRCILRSIFEYNRQNEFDIVAINDLSGIDITAHLTRFDTTHGRFASEVSVEGNMLVVDGHAIQVLAHRDPKTLPWKELNIDLVLECTGFFTSKEAAMQHITAGAKKVLISAPGKGVDATIVYGVNHTALKNSDIIVSNASCTTNCLAPVVKPLNDALGIEHGLLNTVHAYTNDQMLLDGSHEDLRRARAAAQSIIPTKTGAASAVGLVLPELAGKLDGFAMRVPVLNVSVIDLTFTASRDTTVDEVNDLVRKAKSRILQINEDPLVSCDFNHNPASSIFDATQTKVFGNLVKIVAWYDNEWGFSNRMLDTAHQMMSC is encoded by the coding sequence ATGGCAATACGAGTCGCGATTAATGGCTATGGCCGCATTGGTCGTTGCATTTTAAGATCGATTTTTGAATACAATAGACAAAATGAATTTGATATCGTTGCAATCAATGACTTATCAGGTATTGATATTACCGCACACCTTACTCGCTTTGATACCACCCACGGTCGGTTTGCATCAGAGGTAAGCGTTGAGGGCAATATGCTGGTTGTCGATGGGCATGCGATTCAAGTTCTTGCTCACCGCGATCCCAAAACCCTACCATGGAAAGAACTTAATATTGATTTGGTCTTAGAGTGTACTGGCTTTTTTACCAGTAAAGAAGCCGCCATGCAGCATATTACTGCCGGAGCTAAAAAAGTATTAATTTCAGCTCCTGGCAAAGGAGTTGACGCAACTATAGTTTATGGCGTCAACCATACTGCGCTTAAAAACTCGGATATTATTGTTTCCAATGCGTCGTGCACTACTAACTGCCTGGCCCCTGTTGTTAAACCATTAAATGATGCACTAGGTATTGAGCATGGTTTACTTAATACCGTCCATGCCTACACCAACGATCAAATGCTATTAGACGGTAGTCATGAAGATCTGCGCCGTGCTCGTGCCGCTGCTCAATCAATAATCCCTACGAAAACAGGTGCCGCTTCTGCTGTAGGTCTAGTATTGCCAGAATTGGCTGGAAAACTCGATGGTTTCGCTATGCGAGTACCCGTTCTTAATGTGTCTGTTATTGATTTAACGTTCACTGCTAGCCGCGATACAACAGTGGATGAAGTCAATGATTTGGTACGAAAAGCAAAAAGCCGAATATTGCAAATCAATGAAGACCCATTGGTTTCTTGTGATTTTAACCACAACCCTGCCTCATCAATATTTGATGCCACCCAAACTAAAGTATTTGGTAATTTAGTAAAAATAGTTGCTTGGTACGACAATGAATGGGGATTCTCAAACCGTATGCTGGATACAGCACACCAAATGATGAGTTGCTAA